ACCGGGCTTAAGAGGGGCAACTaaaagggatggatgagttGTTTCAGACAGTGTACAATAGCATATCTTTTCGCCActgtaataatattgatAGTCAATTATTGACATGGAAGGCAACTGAGCGTGTCCGGAACGGTAGCGGGGAATGGATCTGCAAGACATCAGCAGCGTTGCGGATGGTGTGATGGCGGATTCCGAATGGCCGGGCGGAGACCGACTAAGTAGGGATTAGAACTTAGAAGAGCGTAGAAGGATGCATGCATCGGGATCTAGAAGGTGGTGCAAAAGGAAGAACAGATTTCATTTCTAATCGTTCGGGGAGGTGGTCAGCTCTAGCAAGCGGattggagaaggacatcCGATCCGAGGCAacttttctttatctctACTTAGTAGTCTAGATAATCAATTCTATCACCAAAATCAGCCACCCGgactttcccttccctcctctcttcctttccccctccactTTTTTTGTTCTGTTTCGCCCCCCCACCATCGgatttctcctcctttcccctcctcatctgcGTCTCCAGGTTCGCGTCCGGGATCTTTCTTCCCAGGCTTACCTCCTGGGAGAAAGGCGCCGTCTcaccctctttccctctctttctcttccccccacagAATGGTTTCATGACCATGGGGCACCTGAAGCAGCCATTCGCGATCCCGCTGTCGCCCGCCATGCCCCTCCCGGAgtccaacccctccatccacgATGATTTCCTCCTTCCGATGACTCCTCCAGATCCCTCCGAAGTCCCGCTAATGGGATCCAAGGACACTGCGCCCGTGGCTTCAGCCCTGCAGGTTATCGCGGCGGAGCGCGCCGCTCTGGCGCATCTGGAGCACATCTACCAAACCGATCCGTTGGCTCAAGATAACCTCGCGCGCGCGGTGGCTCAGATCGTGCACACCATCAAGCATGGCGGAAAATTGGTCTGCTGCGGTGTCGGCAAGAGTGGCAAGATTGCTCAGAAGCTGGAAGCCACCATGAACAGCATGGGGATCTACAGTGCCTTTTTGCATCCCACGGAAGCCTTGCACGGCGACCTGGGCATGATACGACCGGTAAGGATGTCCTGGCCTATATGTGAGGGTGAACCACACACTGACTGAATCTGAATGCACCAGCATGATACACTATTGTTAATATCTTTCTCGGGCCGCACACCGGAGCTTCTGCTCATGCTCCCTCACATTCCTTCAACCGTCACGGTTATCGCCATTACTTCTCATATGGTCTCGTCAACTTGccctctgctttctttccacCCCTCGAACATGGGGATCCTTTTACCAGCACCGATccacgaggatgaagagacctCGATCGGCGTGTGTGCCCCGACCTCGTCCACCACGGTAGCCTTATCGCTGGGAGATGCATTGGCTATCGCTACGGCTCGGCGGCTACATACAGCTCCTGGCAGAGGCCCAGCGGAGATTTTCAAGGGCTTCCATCCTGGCGGGGCTATCGGCGCTGCGTCCATGGCTTTGACGCCTATGAGCATGTCATCCGCATCAAGTTCTGCCGCCCCATCAGACTATATTCCAGCCCAACAGACCACGAACTCATTCCCGCAGCCAGACGGCAAACCCAACCAGCGGCCACTTGTCCGTGACATGCTCGTGTCACTCGATCAGATTCCGAGGGTGTCTGCCTCGGGTAAAGTCCGCCTTCTGGACATTCTCCTCACTGCTATCCAGCACCCCAACGCCAAGTCATGGGTTCATCTCTCACCGTCCGAAATCGTGCCCCCACGGCATCTCCGCTTCGTCTCCCAGAGCAACTATGTAGATATGCACGTTTCTGCCTTCACTGAACTGGGTCTCCCTTTCGGGGTCTCCCGCAAGGACTGGTTCCGCCTTACCAGCTCGAGCACCATCGATGATGCGCGCCGGCTGGTCTCCGAGGCCGGTGCATCCTCAGGCACCCCCGTGACCGTGGTAGCCGTCATggacaacaccaaccccgaCCACTGTCTCGGGGTCATAGAAGCTGAGGATCTATGGAATGATTGTGATgactaaaatatattcatatcccctccccactctGACCCTCCTGATGATGTATATGAACTCATGCCTGATTTTTATGTGTCCTTTTGCCTTTTtgtcttataaatattccgTTTCAACCACAATAGATAGCTTTGGGGACATTTATCCCATACCTGGAATGGGTTTGTCTGCTGGTGGGGTATGTCGTCATGTTGCAACCTCAGCATGTTTTCAATCTTCGACTTTTCGGGTTATCTATATTTCTCACATACATATTATCA
The window above is part of the Aspergillus luchuensis IFO 4308 DNA, chromosome 8, nearly complete sequence genome. Proteins encoded here:
- a CDS encoding uncharacterized protein (COG:M;~EggNog:ENOG410PG4A;~InterPro:IPR035474,IPR001347;~PFAM:PF01380;~go_function: GO:0097367 - carbohydrate derivative binding [Evidence IEA];~go_process: GO:1901135 - carbohydrate derivative metabolic process [Evidence IEA]), whose protein sequence is MPLPESNPSIHDDFLLPMTPPDPSEVPLMGSKDTAPVASALQVIAAERAALAHLEHIYQTDPLAQDNLARAVAQIVHTIKHGGKLVCCGVGKSGKIAQKLEATMNSMGIYSAFLHPTEALHGDLGMIRPHDTLLLISFSGRTPELLLMLPHIPSTVTVIAITSHMVSSTCPLLSFHPSNMGILLPAPIHEDEETSIGVCAPTSSTTVALSLGDALAIATARRLHTAPGRGPAEIFKGFHPGGAIGAASMALTPMSMSSASSSAAPSDYIPAQQTTNSFPQPDGKPNQRPLVRDMLVSLDQIPRVSASGKVRLLDILLTAIQHPNAKSWVHLSPSEIVPPRHLRFVSQSNYVDMHVSAFTELGLPFGVSRKDWFRLTSSSTIDDARRLVSEAGASSGTPVTVVAVMDNTNPDHCLGVIEAEDLWNDCDD